The Georgenia sp. TF02-10 genome window below encodes:
- a CDS encoding DUF4235 domain-containing protein, giving the protein MDMGWRLISTGALLAAGVLTNKIVDGGWKAITGHEPPTDEDDPDVGAWQVIVFAAVSGALLGLARHYALKGAAKVYPAEKRVDKH; this is encoded by the coding sequence ATGGACATGGGCTGGAGGCTCATCAGCACCGGGGCGCTGCTGGCGGCCGGGGTGCTGACGAACAAGATCGTCGACGGCGGCTGGAAGGCCATCACCGGGCACGAGCCCCCGACCGACGAGGACGACCCCGACGTCGGCGCGTGGCAGGTCATCGTCTTCGCCGCGGTCTCCGGTGCGCTGCTGGGCCTGGCCCGGCACTACGCCCTGAAGGGCGCCGCCAAGGTCTACCCCGCCGAGAAGCGGGTCGACAAGCACTGA
- a CDS encoding monovalent cation/H+ antiporter complex subunit F: MTAQTVAFLYCGIALGLAGIVALVRMERGPSMLDRVVALDVITAVVLGVVAVISAAEDRSDLLPVLVVLAVVGFVGSVTIARFVPVDRPDEARILSREELRELLAAQQSMADEDAPVHDPDAADLRERGYEDGLPGGPAEEEERTGVAGRAPGAGPVDGGTPRGGPVDGGGAPRAEPADGGPVPRAEPPSTGPTARPATEGER; the protein is encoded by the coding sequence GTGACAGCCCAGACCGTCGCCTTCCTCTACTGCGGGATCGCGCTCGGCCTGGCCGGGATCGTGGCCCTGGTCCGGATGGAGCGCGGCCCGAGCATGCTCGACCGGGTCGTCGCCCTGGACGTGATCACCGCCGTGGTGCTCGGCGTCGTCGCCGTCATCTCCGCGGCGGAGGACCGCAGCGACCTGCTCCCCGTGCTCGTGGTGCTCGCCGTCGTCGGGTTCGTCGGGTCGGTGACCATCGCCCGGTTCGTGCCCGTGGACCGGCCCGACGAGGCACGCATCCTGAGCCGGGAGGAGCTGCGCGAGCTCCTCGCCGCGCAGCAGAGCATGGCCGACGAGGACGCCCCGGTGCACGACCCGGACGCCGCGGACCTGCGCGAGCGCGGCTACGAGGACGGCCTGCCCGGCGGGCCGGCCGAGGAGGAGGAGCGGACGGGCGTCGCCGGCCGGGCTCCCGGGGCCGGGCCGGTCGACGGCGGGACGCCCCGCGGGGGGCCGGTCGACGGCGGCGGGGCGCCGCGGGCCGAGCCGGCCGACGGCGGCCCGGTACCGCGGGCCGAGCCGCCGAGCACCGGGCCGACCGCGAGGCCGGCCACCGAGGGGGAGCGATGA
- a CDS encoding Na(+)/H(+) antiporter subunit C: MIDTTPAIVLVALVAVLVGTGVYLILERSLSRVIIGTALISNGVNVLMLVAGGRAGGPPLLDQTDPAEMSDPLPQAMTLTAIVITLGMTAFLLAMAYRSWQLNGHDEVQDDLEDRRIARRAARDELSTRATDDAGTTLAEEAAAVRDETARAEEERARRRRHEAALAGEEERR; this comes from the coding sequence ATGATCGACACCACCCCCGCCATCGTCCTGGTCGCGCTGGTCGCGGTGCTCGTGGGCACCGGGGTCTACCTCATCCTCGAGCGCTCCCTGTCCCGGGTGATCATCGGCACCGCGCTGATCTCCAACGGCGTCAACGTGCTCATGCTCGTCGCCGGCGGCCGGGCCGGCGGCCCGCCGCTGCTGGACCAGACCGACCCGGCGGAGATGTCCGACCCGCTGCCCCAGGCGATGACGCTGACCGCCATCGTGATCACCCTGGGCATGACCGCCTTCCTGCTCGCCATGGCCTATCGCTCCTGGCAGCTCAACGGCCACGACGAGGTCCAGGACGACCTGGAGGACCGTCGCATCGCCCGCCGCGCGGCCCGCGACGAGCTGTCCACCCGGGCCACCGACGACGCCGGCACCACCCTGGCCGAGGAGGCCGCGGCCGTGCGGGACGAGACCGCCCGCGCCGAGGAGGAGCGCGCCCGCCGCCGCCGCCACGAGGCCGCCCTCGCCGGGGAGGAGGAGCGCCGATGA
- a CDS encoding Na+/H+ antiporter subunit D, which yields MTWLVALPVVLPLVGAGAALALARRRRVQGVVALATLAVVLAVAVVLLVRVDSGPIVLDVGGWAAPVGISLVADRLSALMLVVSITVTLAVLVYSLSQGVADGDEGAPVAIYHPTFLVLSAGVSNAFLSGDLFNLYVGFEILLAASFVLISLSGTRERIRAGTIYVVVSLLGSVVFLIALALVYAATGTVNMAQLALRLPEIAPGTQTVLQLMLLVAFGIKAAIFPLSAWLPDSYPTAPAPVTAVFAGLLTKVGVYAIIRTQVLLFPAGRLDDLLMWAALATMVVGILGAVAQEDIKRLLSFTLVSHIGYMVWGVATSSDDGLSAAIYYVAHHITVQTSLFLVAGLIERRGGTTSLVRLGSLAKLAPLLAVLFFVPAVNLAGIPPLTGFFGKAGLVQAAAQDGSALSYGLVAGGLVTSLLTLYAITKAWNMAFWQEAPEPLPTTTMPRGMVGSAAGLVAFSLVLALGSGPLYTYTDTAAHDLRARDPYVTAVLPDLERGTGQSRQVAEEGEG from the coding sequence ATGACCTGGCTCGTCGCCCTCCCGGTGGTGCTGCCGCTGGTGGGTGCCGGCGCGGCGCTGGCGCTCGCCCGCCGCCGCCGGGTGCAGGGCGTCGTCGCGCTCGCCACGCTGGCGGTGGTGCTCGCCGTCGCCGTCGTGCTGCTGGTCCGGGTCGACTCCGGGCCGATCGTCCTCGACGTCGGCGGGTGGGCCGCGCCGGTGGGGATCTCCCTGGTGGCGGACCGGCTCAGCGCCCTGATGCTGGTCGTGTCCATCACGGTCACCCTCGCCGTGCTGGTCTACTCCCTGTCCCAGGGGGTGGCTGACGGCGACGAGGGCGCCCCGGTGGCGATCTACCACCCCACCTTCCTCGTCCTGTCCGCCGGGGTGTCCAACGCGTTCCTGTCCGGAGACCTGTTCAACCTCTACGTCGGCTTCGAGATCCTGCTCGCCGCGTCCTTCGTGCTCATCAGCCTCTCCGGCACCCGGGAGCGGATCCGGGCCGGGACCATCTACGTGGTCGTCTCGCTGCTCGGCTCGGTGGTCTTCCTGATCGCCCTCGCCCTGGTCTACGCCGCCACCGGGACCGTGAACATGGCCCAGCTCGCGCTGCGGCTGCCGGAGATCGCCCCGGGCACCCAGACGGTGCTGCAGCTCATGCTGCTCGTCGCCTTCGGGATCAAGGCGGCCATCTTCCCGCTCTCGGCCTGGCTGCCGGACTCCTACCCGACGGCGCCCGCCCCGGTCACCGCGGTGTTCGCCGGCCTGCTCACCAAGGTCGGGGTGTACGCCATCATCCGCACCCAGGTCCTGCTCTTCCCCGCCGGGCGGCTGGACGACCTGCTCATGTGGGCGGCGCTGGCGACCATGGTGGTCGGCATCCTCGGCGCCGTCGCCCAGGAGGACATCAAGCGGCTGCTGTCCTTCACCCTCGTCTCCCACATCGGCTACATGGTCTGGGGGGTGGCGACCAGCAGCGACGACGGCCTGTCCGCCGCCATCTACTACGTCGCCCACCACATCACCGTGCAGACCTCCCTGTTCCTGGTGGCCGGGCTGATCGAGCGGCGCGGCGGGACCACCTCCCTGGTCCGGCTGGGGTCGCTGGCCAAGCTCGCGCCGCTGCTCGCGGTGCTGTTCTTCGTCCCGGCGGTCAACCTCGCCGGCATCCCGCCGCTGACCGGCTTCTTCGGCAAGGCCGGCCTGGTGCAGGCGGCGGCGCAGGACGGCTCGGCGCTGTCCTACGGCCTGGTCGCCGGCGGGCTGGTCACCTCCCTGCTCACCCTGTACGCCATCACCAAGGCGTGGAACATGGCGTTCTGGCAGGAGGCGCCCGAGCCGCTGCCGACGACGACGATGCCCCGCGGGATGGTCGGCTCGGCCGCCGGCCTGGTCGCCTTCTCCCTCGTCCTCGCCCTCGGCTCCGGGCCGCTGTACACCTACACCGACACCGCCGCCCACGACCTGCGCGCCCGGGACCCCTACGTCACCGCGGTGCTGCCGGACCTGGAGCGGGGGACCGGGCAGTCCCGGCAGGTGGCGGAGGAGGGGGAGGGATGA
- a CDS encoding iron ABC transporter permease: MAATAPAPPAPRPTPAPARQRPARRPLAGRAPSLLGWGLTAAVPLVFLGVFFAYPVGTLVARGFFPDGAADLSGFAEVFARPRTWRVIGITLAQAAAGTAVSVLLGLPGAYLLYRCSFPDRGLVRAAVTVPFVLPTVVVGVAFRSLLGAGGPLGFLGLDGTFAAVVAALVFFNYAVVVRTVGGMWARLDPRAEEAARALGASPARAFATVTLPALAPAIASAASVVFLFCATAFGVVLILGGPGYGTVETEIWVQTTQFLDLRAAAVLSVVQLAVVAAALAVAGRTRARQERALRLRDTPADHPLRLLAPRAGGGRRPGPDLLPAAVTAVVLALLAAPLLGLVVRSLHQPDGGWGLANYRALGSTGTGALTVTVWEAAANSLRVAVDATVLAIVVGVAVALVLSRRPRARAARRAAGALDAVFMLPLGVSAVTVGFGFLITLDRPPLDLRSSLVLVPLAQAVVAVPMVVRTVLPVLRAIDPRLREAAATLGAAPGRVLATVDGPFLVRGLGLAVGFAFAVSLGEFGATAFLARPDRPTLPVVVFRLLGRPGAENYGMALAGAVVLAVLTAVVMALAERLRTPEATGW; the protein is encoded by the coding sequence ATGGCCGCAACCGCACCCGCGCCGCCCGCCCCCAGGCCCACGCCGGCTCCCGCCCGGCAGCGCCCCGCCCGCCGGCCGCTGGCCGGCCGCGCGCCGTCCTTGCTCGGCTGGGGCCTGACCGCGGCCGTCCCGCTGGTCTTCCTCGGCGTCTTCTTCGCCTACCCGGTCGGCACCCTGGTCGCCCGCGGATTCTTCCCCGACGGCGCCGCCGACCTGTCCGGGTTCGCGGAGGTCTTCGCCCGCCCGCGGACCTGGCGGGTCATCGGCATCACCCTGGCCCAGGCCGCGGCGGGCACCGCGGTGTCGGTGCTTCTCGGCCTGCCCGGCGCCTACCTGCTCTACCGCTGCTCCTTCCCCGACCGGGGCCTGGTGCGGGCGGCGGTGACCGTCCCGTTCGTGCTGCCCACCGTCGTCGTCGGGGTCGCCTTCCGCTCCCTCCTCGGGGCGGGCGGGCCGCTGGGCTTCCTCGGCCTGGACGGCACCTTCGCCGCCGTCGTCGCCGCCCTGGTCTTCTTCAACTACGCGGTGGTGGTGCGCACGGTGGGCGGCATGTGGGCCCGGCTGGACCCGCGCGCGGAGGAGGCCGCCCGGGCCCTGGGCGCCTCCCCGGCCCGGGCCTTCGCCACGGTCACCCTGCCGGCGCTGGCGCCCGCGATCGCCTCCGCCGCCTCGGTGGTGTTCCTGTTCTGCGCCACCGCCTTCGGCGTGGTCCTCATCCTCGGCGGCCCGGGGTACGGGACGGTGGAGACCGAGATCTGGGTGCAGACCACCCAGTTCCTGGACCTGCGGGCGGCCGCCGTGCTCTCCGTCGTCCAGCTCGCCGTGGTCGCCGCGGCGCTCGCCGTGGCCGGCCGCACCCGGGCCCGGCAGGAGCGGGCCCTGCGGCTGCGCGACACCCCGGCCGACCACCCGCTGCGCCTGCTCGCCCCCCGCGCCGGGGGCGGCCGGCGCCCCGGGCCGGACCTGCTGCCGGCCGCCGTGACCGCCGTCGTCCTCGCCCTGCTGGCCGCGCCGCTGCTCGGGCTGGTCGTGCGCTCCCTGCACCAGCCCGACGGCGGGTGGGGCCTGGCGAACTACCGCGCCCTGGGCAGCACCGGCACCGGCGCGCTGACCGTGACCGTCTGGGAGGCGGCCGCCAACTCCTTGCGGGTGGCGGTGGACGCCACCGTGCTCGCCATCGTCGTGGGCGTGGCGGTGGCGCTGGTGCTCTCCCGCCGGCCCCGGGCCCGCGCCGCCCGCCGGGCCGCCGGCGCGCTGGACGCGGTGTTCATGCTGCCGCTGGGGGTCTCGGCGGTCACCGTCGGCTTCGGGTTCCTCATCACCCTCGACCGGCCCCCGCTGGACCTGCGCTCCTCCCTGGTCCTGGTCCCGCTGGCGCAGGCGGTGGTGGCCGTGCCGATGGTGGTGCGCACCGTCCTGCCGGTGCTCCGCGCGATCGACCCCCGGCTGCGCGAGGCGGCGGCCACCCTCGGCGCCGCCCCGGGCCGGGTGCTCGCCACCGTGGACGGCCCGTTCCTCGTCCGCGGCCTGGGCCTGGCGGTCGGGTTCGCCTTCGCCGTCTCCCTCGGGGAGTTCGGCGCGACGGCGTTCCTCGCCCGGCCGGACCGGCCCACCCTGCCCGTCGTCGTGTTCCGGCTGCTCGGCCGCCCCGGCGCGGAGAACTACGGCATGGCGCTGGCCGGCGCCGTCGTGCTGGCGGTGCTCACCGCCGTCGTGATGGCCCTGGCCGAGCGGCTGCGGACCCCGGAGGCGACCGGATGGTGA
- a CDS encoding Na+/H+ antiporter subunit E, protein MTTAPPARRWPRTSWGMLAWLTIVWVLLWGEITWANVMLGLVVALVVTTVMPLPRLPFDGRFRPWGVVRLAARFAYDVVVASLQISWMTLRRRQPTGAVIRVQLRSHSDTYLTMTAGMTSLVPGSIVVEAHRLLGMLYIHIFDLDLAGGLDQAHHTVLAQEERILRALASREELLEAGFVPGSSPRAGRLASAPEVRR, encoded by the coding sequence ATGACGACGGCGCCGCCCGCCCGCCGCTGGCCCCGCACCTCCTGGGGCATGCTGGCCTGGCTGACCATCGTCTGGGTGCTGCTGTGGGGGGAGATCACCTGGGCCAACGTCATGCTCGGCCTGGTCGTGGCGCTGGTGGTCACCACCGTCATGCCGCTGCCCCGGCTGCCCTTCGACGGACGGTTCCGGCCCTGGGGGGTGGTGCGCCTCGCCGCCCGGTTCGCCTACGACGTGGTGGTGGCCTCGCTGCAGATCAGCTGGATGACGCTGCGCCGGCGCCAGCCCACCGGCGCGGTCATCCGGGTGCAGCTGCGCTCGCACTCCGACACCTACCTGACCATGACGGCCGGCATGACCTCGCTGGTCCCGGGGTCGATCGTGGTCGAGGCGCACCGGCTCCTGGGCATGCTGTACATCCACATCTTCGACCTCGACCTGGCCGGCGGGCTGGACCAGGCGCACCACACGGTGCTCGCGCAGGAGGAACGCATCCTGCGGGCCCTCGCCTCCCGCGAGGAGCTCCTCGAGGCCGGGTTCGTGCCCGGGTCCTCCCCGCGGGCCGGCCGGCTGGCGAGCGCGCCGGAGGTGCGCCGGTGA
- a CDS encoding Na+/H+ antiporter subunit A: MLILLMIHVAAALVAPVVVGRFGRRAFLVLAAVPGSAAVWAAAQTGRVLAGDHPTVVVPWVPALNLDLAFRLDTLAWVMTLVVGGIGALVLVYCAAYFSATAHALGRFAGSFVAFAGAMLGLVTTDDSLMLYVFWELTTIFSFLLIGHYHDRQSSRRAALQAIIITTAGGLAMLGGLIILGEADGGSYRLSELVGSAAAGTLGAGDPAALVPTAVGLVLLGALTKSAQLPFHFWLPAAMAAPTPVSAYLHAAAMVKAGVYLVARLAPGFADLTVWRWMVLAVGLGTLLLGGYRALRQYDLKLILAFGTVSQLGLIMVLVGYDDAAVALAGLALLVAHALFKACLFLVVGIIDWSLGTRDLRQISGLGRRAPLMAVTAAVAAASMAGVPPLVGYVAKEGALAGLEHRGGGLDWVVLVAVAAGSALTVAYGLRLWWGAFATKPGVATAEPQKASRLIAAAPVVLAALSLALGLVPGALQRYLAPHAALYPGAEGHLTLWAGVGVPVLTTVAVLVVGVALFLGRDAVERFQRSFRTFDGAEGGYRRLLRVLENLAADVTAWTQRGSLPAYLATILVAVVVLAGGAALAAGDSWPAGLRAWDTPLQVVVAVLVALSALLAARARRRLKAVLLLGVSGYGVALLYELHGAPDLALTQVLVETVTLVVFVLVLRRLPAYFSNRPLASSRWWRAVLAAVVGVTVAALGVLAAGARIHPPVTVDYPAEAYEYGYGKNIVNVTLVDIRAWDTMGEISVVVVAATGVASLIFLRTRTGRRDKAAALAEATARPTVWAGGLPDPAAALRRPPGDGDRQAGGRAGQAGDRAARARGARGGRGRRWLVGEVTLAPQRRSVIFEVGVRLVFHTMLVFSLFLLFSGHNAPGGGFTGGLVAGVALIVRYLAGGRFELAAATPLHPGHLLGGGLFLAAGAGLVPVLFGGTILQSAVVDLTLPVFGDVHLTTALAFDTGVYLVVVGMVLDVLRSLGAEVDRQGELEGNQAPDLAFDDPASTVEDPLPAADTRADLAAAAADLSGDQR; this comes from the coding sequence ATGCTCATCCTGCTGATGATCCACGTCGCGGCCGCCCTGGTCGCGCCCGTGGTCGTCGGCAGGTTCGGCCGGCGGGCCTTCCTCGTCCTGGCCGCCGTCCCCGGCTCCGCCGCCGTCTGGGCCGCCGCCCAGACCGGCCGGGTCCTCGCCGGGGACCACCCCACCGTCGTCGTCCCCTGGGTCCCGGCGCTGAACCTGGACCTGGCGTTCCGGCTGGACACCCTCGCCTGGGTGATGACCCTCGTCGTCGGCGGGATCGGCGCCCTGGTCCTGGTCTACTGCGCCGCCTACTTCTCCGCCACGGCCCACGCCCTGGGCCGCTTCGCCGGGTCCTTCGTCGCCTTCGCCGGCGCCATGCTCGGGCTGGTCACCACCGACGACTCCCTGATGCTGTATGTGTTCTGGGAGCTGACGACGATCTTCTCCTTCCTGCTGATCGGCCACTACCACGACCGGCAGTCCTCCCGCCGGGCGGCCCTGCAGGCGATCATCATCACCACCGCCGGCGGGCTGGCCATGCTCGGCGGGCTGATCATCCTCGGCGAGGCCGACGGCGGCTCCTACCGGCTCAGCGAGCTCGTCGGCTCCGCCGCGGCCGGCACCCTCGGCGCCGGCGACCCGGCCGCGCTGGTGCCCACCGCCGTCGGCCTGGTCCTGCTCGGCGCGCTGACCAAGTCCGCCCAGCTGCCGTTCCACTTCTGGCTGCCGGCGGCGATGGCCGCGCCCACCCCGGTCTCGGCGTACCTGCACGCCGCCGCCATGGTCAAGGCCGGCGTCTACCTGGTGGCGCGGCTGGCGCCCGGGTTCGCCGACCTGACCGTGTGGCGGTGGATGGTCCTCGCCGTCGGCCTGGGCACGCTCCTGCTCGGCGGCTACCGCGCGCTGCGGCAGTACGACCTGAAGCTCATCCTCGCCTTCGGCACCGTCTCCCAGCTCGGCCTGATCATGGTCCTGGTCGGGTACGACGACGCCGCGGTCGCGCTGGCCGGCCTCGCCCTGCTCGTCGCGCACGCGCTGTTCAAGGCCTGCCTCTTCCTCGTCGTCGGCATCATCGACTGGTCGCTCGGCACCCGGGACCTGCGGCAGATCTCCGGGCTGGGGCGCCGGGCGCCGCTGATGGCCGTCACGGCCGCCGTCGCCGCGGCCTCCATGGCCGGGGTCCCGCCGCTGGTGGGCTACGTGGCCAAGGAGGGCGCCCTGGCCGGCCTGGAGCACCGCGGCGGCGGGCTCGACTGGGTGGTGCTGGTCGCCGTCGCCGCCGGCTCGGCGCTGACCGTGGCCTACGGGCTGCGGCTGTGGTGGGGCGCGTTCGCGACCAAGCCCGGGGTGGCCACCGCCGAGCCGCAGAAGGCCTCCCGGCTGATCGCGGCCGCGCCGGTGGTGCTCGCCGCGCTCAGCCTGGCCCTCGGCCTGGTGCCCGGCGCGCTGCAGCGCTACCTCGCCCCGCACGCCGCGCTCTACCCGGGCGCGGAGGGCCACCTGACCCTCTGGGCCGGCGTCGGCGTCCCGGTCCTCACCACGGTGGCCGTGCTCGTCGTCGGCGTCGCGCTGTTCCTCGGCCGGGACGCGGTGGAGCGGTTCCAGCGGTCCTTCCGGACCTTCGACGGCGCCGAGGGCGGGTACCGCCGCCTGCTGCGGGTGCTGGAGAACCTCGCCGCCGACGTCACCGCCTGGACCCAGCGCGGCTCCCTGCCGGCCTACCTGGCCACCATCCTCGTCGCGGTGGTGGTGCTGGCCGGCGGCGCCGCCCTGGCGGCCGGGGACTCCTGGCCGGCCGGGCTGCGGGCCTGGGACACCCCGCTGCAGGTGGTCGTCGCCGTGCTCGTCGCCCTCAGCGCGCTGCTGGCCGCCCGGGCCCGCCGCCGCCTCAAGGCGGTCCTCCTGCTCGGCGTCTCCGGCTACGGCGTCGCCCTGCTTTACGAGCTGCACGGCGCCCCGGACCTGGCGCTGACCCAGGTGCTGGTCGAGACGGTCACCCTCGTCGTCTTCGTCCTCGTCCTGCGGCGGCTGCCCGCCTACTTCTCCAACCGGCCGCTGGCCTCCTCCCGCTGGTGGCGGGCGGTGCTCGCCGCCGTCGTCGGGGTCACCGTGGCCGCCCTCGGCGTGCTCGCCGCGGGCGCCCGGATCCACCCGCCGGTCACCGTGGACTACCCCGCCGAGGCCTACGAGTACGGGTACGGCAAGAACATCGTCAACGTCACCCTGGTCGACATCCGGGCCTGGGACACCATGGGGGAGATCTCGGTCGTCGTGGTCGCCGCCACCGGGGTCGCCTCGCTGATCTTCCTGCGCACCCGCACCGGCCGCCGCGACAAGGCCGCCGCGCTGGCCGAGGCCACCGCCCGGCCCACGGTCTGGGCCGGCGGGCTGCCGGACCCGGCCGCGGCGCTGCGCCGCCCGCCCGGGGACGGCGACCGCCAGGCCGGCGGCCGCGCCGGGCAGGCCGGAGACCGCGCCGCGCGCGCCCGCGGCGCCCGCGGCGGCCGGGGCCGGCGGTGGCTGGTGGGGGAGGTCACCCTGGCCCCGCAGCGCCGGTCGGTCATCTTCGAGGTCGGCGTCCGCCTGGTGTTCCACACCATGCTGGTGTTCTCGTTGTTCCTGCTGTTCTCCGGGCACAACGCCCCCGGCGGCGGGTTCACCGGCGGCCTGGTCGCCGGCGTCGCGCTGATCGTGCGGTACCTGGCCGGCGGGCGCTTCGAGCTCGCCGCGGCCACCCCCCTCCACCCGGGCCACCTCCTCGGCGGCGGCCTGTTCCTGGCCGCCGGCGCCGGGCTGGTCCCGGTGCTCTTCGGCGGGACGATCCTGCAGAGCGCGGTGGTGGACCTGACCCTGCCGGTGTTCGGCGACGTGCACCTGACCACCGCCCTGGCCTTCGACACCGGCGTCTACCTGGTCGTCGTGGGCATGGTGCTGGACGTGCTGCGCTCCCTCGGCGCCGAGGTGGACCGGCAGGGCGAGCTGGAGGGCAACCAGGCCCCCGACCTCGCCTTCGACGACCCGGCCAGCACGGTGGAGGACCCGCTGCCGGCCGCCGACACCCGCGCGGACCTGGCCGCCGCGGCCGCGGACCTTTCGGGAGACCAGCGATGA
- the mnhG gene encoding monovalent cation/H(+) antiporter subunit G yields the protein MTWATAAEAAGTALLVLGATLTLVAAISVSFFRDLLSRMHAAAKPQVLGLTLMMAGLALVVQDSVVAWTLVLVVAFQFITAPISAHMVGRAGYRTGKVDPDHLVVDELTEDLAAAQRSAEGFDGDGRTARDAGGSSAPDADGGAVRG from the coding sequence ATGACCTGGGCCACGGCGGCCGAGGCCGCGGGCACCGCCCTGCTCGTGCTCGGGGCGACCCTGACGCTCGTCGCCGCGATCTCGGTGAGCTTCTTCCGGGACCTGCTCTCCCGGATGCACGCCGCGGCCAAGCCCCAGGTGCTGGGGCTGACGCTGATGATGGCCGGCCTCGCCCTGGTGGTGCAGGACTCGGTGGTGGCCTGGACCCTGGTGCTCGTCGTCGCGTTCCAGTTCATCACCGCGCCGATCTCGGCCCACATGGTCGGCCGCGCTGGGTACCGGACCGGCAAGGTTGACCCGGACCACCTGGTGGTGGACGAGCTCACCGAGGACCTGGCCGCCGCCCAGCGGTCCGCCGAGGGCTTCGACGGCGACGGCCGCACCGCCCGGGACGCCGGCGGCAGCTCGGCCCCGGACGCCGACGGCGGCGCCGTCCGCGGGTGA
- a CDS encoding thiamine ABC transporter substrate binding subunit, which translates to MTTTSDRSAARTSHRSTARTRRRRTALAALAATAVLGACSLTGGGGDDGDTPGGTGDGTGTAAGGELTVVTHDSFSVSQDLLDQFEADTGYRLTMVAPGDGGALVNQLVLTKDSPLGDVVYGIDNSFAARAIDAGVLDPYTPADAPAGVAENAVDDEGHLTAVDRGDVCVNVDHAWFADRGIPEPRTLADLTDPAYRDLLVVTNPATSSPGLAFLLATIGAFGTDGWQQYWTDLAANGVRVAEGWSDAYYVDFSGSEGAGPRPLVVSYSSSPAAEVPEDDAEPRTGALLDTCFRQVEYAGVIAGAANPEGARAFVDFLLSDPVQQDIPGQMYMYPVADVPLPEEWAAHAPLAEDPHQVDPADIAAHREEWVTAWTEIVVG; encoded by the coding sequence ATGACCACCACCAGCGACCGCTCGGCCGCCCGCACCAGCCACCGCTCAACCGCCCGCACCCGCCGTCGGCGCACCGCCCTCGCCGCGCTCGCCGCCACCGCCGTGCTCGGCGCGTGCAGCCTCACCGGCGGGGGCGGCGACGACGGCGACACCCCCGGCGGCACCGGTGACGGCACCGGCACCGCCGCGGGCGGGGAGCTCACGGTCGTCACCCACGACTCGTTCAGCGTCAGCCAGGACCTCCTCGACCAGTTCGAGGCGGACACCGGCTACCGGCTCACCATGGTCGCCCCCGGCGACGGCGGGGCGCTGGTCAACCAGCTCGTGCTGACCAAGGACTCCCCCCTCGGCGACGTCGTCTACGGCATCGACAACAGCTTCGCCGCCCGCGCCATCGACGCCGGCGTGCTTGACCCCTACACCCCGGCCGACGCCCCCGCCGGGGTGGCCGAGAACGCCGTCGACGACGAGGGCCACCTCACCGCGGTGGACCGGGGGGACGTGTGCGTCAACGTCGACCACGCCTGGTTCGCCGACCGCGGCATCCCCGAGCCCCGCACCCTGGCGGACCTCACCGACCCGGCCTACCGGGACCTGCTCGTCGTCACCAACCCGGCCACCTCCTCGCCCGGCCTGGCCTTCCTGCTCGCCACCATCGGTGCGTTCGGCACCGACGGGTGGCAGCAGTACTGGACGGACCTGGCCGCCAACGGGGTGCGGGTGGCCGAGGGCTGGTCGGACGCCTACTACGTGGACTTCTCCGGCTCCGAGGGCGCCGGCCCCCGCCCGCTGGTCGTCTCCTACTCCTCCTCCCCGGCGGCGGAGGTGCCCGAGGACGACGCGGAGCCGCGCACCGGCGCGCTGCTCGACACCTGCTTCCGGCAGGTGGAGTACGCCGGCGTCATCGCCGGGGCGGCCAACCCCGAGGGCGCACGCGCCTTCGTCGACTTCCTGCTCTCCGACCCCGTCCAGCAGGACATCCCGGGCCAGATGTACATGTACCCGGTGGCCGACGTGCCGCTGCCCGAGGAGTGGGCCGCGCACGCCCCGCTGGCCGAGGACCCGCACCAGGTGGACCCCGCCGACATCGCCGCCCACCGGGAGGAGTGGGTCACCGCCTGGACCGAGATCGTGGTCGGGTGA